A stretch of the Alnus glutinosa chromosome 6, dhAlnGlut1.1, whole genome shotgun sequence genome encodes the following:
- the LOC133871267 gene encoding replication protein A 32 kDa subunit A-like: MFSSTQFDANSAFAGGGFTFSQQSQPSDSDPSTAKSRETQGLVPVTVKQISEASQSGDEKSTFVINGVDVANVTLVGMVFDKAGRNTDVGFNLDDGTGRIGCRRWMNENFDTIEMEKILDGMYVRVNGHLKSFKGVKQLVAFSVRPVTNFDEVAFHFIDCIHNHLQSKSQLQGVSPTQPRSGDISLSIPVKNESSESSGYQTAPSSQLSGQFSSDGLKSCDQLVLDYLQQPSSIGQEKGIHRDELSRQLKLPVDKIMESIRALEEEGLIYSTIDEFHYKSTACG, from the exons ATGTTCTCAAGCACTCAGTTCGACGCCAACTCCGCCTTCGCCGGTGGCGGATTTACGTTCTCTCAGCAATCACAGCCCTCCGATTCAGATCCCTCTACGGCGAaa AGTCGTGAAACTCAGGGTTTGGTTCCAGTGACAGTGAAGCAAATAAGCGAGGCTTCTCAGTCTGGTGATGAAAAATCAACTTTTGTGATCAACGGCGTGGATGTGGCCAAT GTGACACTGGTTGGGATGGTGTTTGATAAAGCTGGAAGGAATACTGATGTTGGTTTCAACCTAGACGATGGAACAGGACGAATTGGATGTAGAAGATG GATGAATGAGAATTTTGACACAATAGAAATGGAGAAAATACT AGATGGAATGTATGTTCGTGTTAATGGACACTTGAAGAGCTTTAAAGGTGTCAAGCAGTTAGTTGCCTTCTCTGTCAG GCCTGTGACAAACTTTGATGAGGTTGCCTTCCATTTTATCGATTGCATACATAACCACTTGCAATCTAAATCACAG TTGCAAGGAGTTTCCCCGACCCAGCCTCGATCAGGGGATATATCCTTGAGCATTCCTGTGAAGAATGAATCAAGTGAATCAAGTGGATATCAGACAGCCCCATCTAGTCAA TTATCTGGGCAATTTAGCAGTGATGGGCTCAAGAGCTGTGATCAATTGGTCCTTGACTATCTGCAGCAGCCTTCAAGCAT TGGACAGGAAAAGGGGATACACAGGGATGAACTTTCACGGCAGCTAAAACTTCCTGTGGATAAGATTAT GGAATCAATTAGGGCTCTTGAGGAGGAGGGTTTGATATACTCCACTATTGATGAGTTTCACTACAAGTCAACTGCATGTGGTTGA